DNA sequence from the Chloroflexota bacterium genome:
CCTGGATCGGCGAGATCTCCGCGAATAGTTCACCGAGCCCTTCCTGGAGAAACCAGCGAAACGATCGACGCTGGATATCGATGAGGTTGGGCATGGATTGGACTTCCCGAATCCGGGCAAACGAGACGCGCTCGCGAACGTCACGAATGGCGAGGGGCGTCGTATCCTGAGGAGCAAGAACCATGGAGAAAACCTCCGCTAACGTCCGTACGGGGGGATGGGATCGGTGAAGTGCGCTCCAGCGCCTACCGAGGTGAGAACCGTTGCCACGACCGCGAAGGGTCCGCCGAGATCGTCACCAGGGCCTCGCAGAACGTTGCAGGCAAGTTTGCTCCGCTTGCGGGCGCACGGAGGGCAACGAATACCGAGGCGACAGCACGCAAGATTATATCACCGCCCGGCGGCTAATCGACAACTGGTGGATTGGACTCCGCTGGACGGTCAATTTGGGCTGCGCCCCCTTCCGGCGGTCCGCCCGCCGTCAAAGCGGACGCGCGCTGGAGCCACTGGCTGATCATGTCGATCGGCAATGGAAATACGACGGTCGAGCTTCGCTCGGATGCAATCTCGGTCAGCGTCTGCAGGTAGCGGAGCTGGAGCGCGATGGGTTGGCGCGCGATGGTAGCCGCTGCCTCGGCGAGCTGCGTCGACGCTTCGTGCTCGCCCTCCGCGTGGATGATCTTTGCGCGCTTCTCGCGCTCGGCCTCCGCCTGGCGCGCCATCGCCCGCTGCATGGCTTGGGGCAGCTCGACGTCGCGCACCTCGACCACGCTGACCTTTACGCCCCATGGGGCCGTCTGCTCGTCGATGATGCGCTGCAGCTCCTGATTGATCTTGTCCCGCTGCGACAGCAGGTCGTCCATGAGTGATTGTCCCAGCACGCTGCGGAGCGTCGTCTGGGCGATCATGGACGTTGCGCGGATGTAATCGAGAACCCGCACCACCGCGGCTTCTGCATCTACCACTCGGAAATAGACGACCGCGTTCACCCGAACGGTCACGTTGTCGCGGGTGATGGCCTCCTGGGCGGGAACGTCCATCGTGATGACCCGGAGGTCCATCCGAACCATGCGCTCCACGCCGGGGATGATGTATTGCAGGCCCGGCATCCGGAGCCCTGCCAGACGCCCAAGACGGAACACGACGCCCCGCTCGTACTCCTGGATGACCCGTAGCCCGCTCACGAGAAGCAGGACGATGACGATCGCGATGATGCCGCCGGTCCCAAGAAAGCCGACGATCTCCATTCCAGCCGCTCCTTCACGCCTCGAAACGGTAGAGGCGTCGACGCACGAGAGTCGCCTGCACCAGCCCGATGGCCGCGAGCTGCGTCATCAAAGCGCTCCCTCCGTAACTGACAAAGGGGAGTGGAATGCCCGTCACCGGGGTGAGGCCAACGTTCGCCCCAAGGTTCGCGACGGCCTGAAACGCGATCATCGAGACGACGCCCGCGCATACCATAGCGCCAAACCCGTCATCTGCCACGTCGTGGGCACGGATGACGCGCAGAAGTAGCGCTAAGAACAGGCCGAACAACACCACGGCCCCGACGAACCCCAGCTCCTCACCCAGGACCGAAAAAATGAAGTCGCTGTGGGACACCCGGAGAAAGCGAAGCTGCGTTTGCGTGCCCTCGAACAGTCCCTTACCCCACATGCCGCCCGACCCGATGCTCATCTGCGCCTGCAGAAT
Encoded proteins:
- a CDS encoding slipin family protein encodes the protein MEIVGFLGTGGIIAIVIVLLLVSGLRVIQEYERGVVFRLGRLAGLRMPGLQYIIPGVERMVRMDLRVITMDVPAQEAITRDNVTVRVNAVVYFRVVDAEAAVVRVLDYIRATSMIAQTTLRSVLGQSLMDDLLSQRDKINQELQRIIDEQTAPWGVKVSVVEVRDVELPQAMQRAMARQAEAEREKRAKIIHAEGEHEASTQLAEAAATIARQPIALQLRYLQTLTEIASERSSTVVFPLPIDMISQWLQRASALTAGGPPEGGAAQIDRPAESNPPVVD